A single Mercenaria mercenaria strain notata chromosome 9, MADL_Memer_1, whole genome shotgun sequence DNA region contains:
- the LOC123546826 gene encoding protein amalgam-like isoform X2, whose protein sequence is MGFKQLISQTVQILMFVFCMKMVDGAYRVINITKSCVLNHECKLPCRLEPFSYTINVLWFNNNNEMLTRGNQVHKHYRNLRIEKPAYNEWVLYILRVNQNFADKYRCKTSDGYTLSEITVVVENEPRIDEQKSSSFHEHFHEHSLAQLNCIFYGSPKPEVTWHRGPSKEPIEGIKGPKLIIRDIERYASDNYTCIATNEHGTDEREIKVTVDFDPEVTVMESEMYVTGGEMVIMGCSVQASPLQDAFWTNHRGDRVKSNWKYKLTEEKETDHFPVRFLELIIKKNIVSKQDEGNYTCYGVGQNSESKDVVILKVKDFG, encoded by the exons ATGGGATTTAAACAACTAATATCACAAACTGTTCAGATTTTGATGTTTGTGT tttGTATGAAGATGGTTGACGGAGCTTACAGAGTCATCAACATAACAAAGTCATGTGTTTTAAACCACGAGTGTAAATTGCCCTGCAGGCTGGAGCCATTTTCGTATACTATTAAT GTCCTTTGGTTTAACAACAATAATGAGATGCTTACTCGAGGCAACCAAGTACATAAGCATTACAGAAATCTCAGAATCGAAAAGCCAGCTTACAATGAGTGGGTTCTGTATATACTTCGAGTGAATCAAAATTTTGCTGATAAATACAGGTGCAAAACAAGTGACGGATATACGTTGTCAGAGATAACAGTTGTTGTTGAAA ATGAACCCAGGATAGAtgaacaaaaatcatcgtcttttcATGAACATTTCCATGAACATTCCCTGGCACAACTGAATTGTATATTTTATGGCTCACCTAAACCAGAAGTAACATGGCACCGTGGACCATCGAAGGAAC CTATTGAAGGTATTAAGGGACCTAAATTAATCATTAGAGATATCGAAAGGTATGCAAGTGACAACTACACCTGCATTGCCACAAACGAACACGGAACTGATGAGAGAGAAATAAAAGTGACAGTGGACT TTGACCCCGAAGTAACTGTGATGGAGTCAGAGATGTATGTTACCGGTGGGGAAATGGTGATAATGGGTTGTTCTGTCCAAGCGTCACCGTTGCAGGATGCTTTCTGGACAAACCATAGAGGTGACAGGGTAAAAAGCAACTGGAAATATAAG CTGACAGAAGAAAAGGAAACTGATCATTTTCCAGTGCGGTTTCTAGAGCTAATTATCAAGAAAAACATAGTCAGTAAACAAGACGAAGGCAACTACACCTGTTATGGTGTGGGACAGAACAGTGAAAGCAAAGATGTTGTTATATTAAAAGtgaaagattttggctga
- the LOC123546824 gene encoding uncharacterized protein LOC123546824 isoform X2 — translation METCRIFPGLMELLRILLLWIQTVAFMVSNMKTAVGAYEMTKPCVLNNLCKLPCRLEPFRDVTVSWFNGNNEMLTQGMQVYKHTRNLMINKPARNEWELHILRIDLSFADTYWCKTRDGHTLSEITVVIEHEPRLNKNSSSSTRTEILENSLAQLNCEFTGIPEPEITWCRGPSKELAPEVAVMAPVVYFTGGEKVILGCAVQAYPLQKAFWTDHKGEKIEWDNWRYEVDDEKESEYFPVRFIQLQIIKATIDDEGNYTCHGEGGAGRESRAVVALKIKRL, via the exons ATGGAAACTTGTAGAATATTTCCTGGACTAATGGAACTACTACGCATACTGTTACTATGGATACAGACTGTAGCATTCATGG TGAGTAACATGAAAACGGCTGTGGGAGCTTATGAAATGACAAAACCATGTGTGTTGAACAATTTATGTAAACTGCCCTGCAGACTGGAGCCATTTAGGGATGTTACT gTTAGTTGGTTTAACGGCAATAATGAGATGCTCACGCAAGGTATGCAAGTATATAAGCATACCAGAAATCTCATGATAAATAAGCCAGCAAGGAATGAGTGGGAACTCCATATACTGAGGATTGATCTAAGCTTTGCTGACACATACTGGTGTAAAACTCGAGACGGCCATACGCTCTCGGAGATAACAGTTGTCATTGAAC ATGAGCCAAGATTAAACAAGAATTCATCTTCTTCTACTCGTACCGAAATCCTTGAAAATTCACTGGCGCAACTGAATTGTGAATTCACCGGCATACCGGAACCGGAAATAACGTGGTGCCGTGGACCGTCAAAGGAAC TTGCACCTGAAGTTGCGGTGATGGCACCTGTGGTTTATTTTACCGGAGGTGAAAAGGTGATATTGGGCTGTGCTGTTCAAGCTTATCCGCTACAAAAAGCATTCTGGACTGACCATAAAGGCGAAAAGATTGAATGGGACAACTGGAGATATGAG GTCGACGACGAAAAGGAGAGCGAGTATTTTCCAGTACGCTTTATACAGCTCCAAATAATTAAAGCGACGATAGATGACGAAGGCAACTACACGTGCCATGGTGAGGGCGGAGCGGGCAGAGAAAGTCGTGCTGTTGTTGCGTTAAAAATAAAACGTCTCTAG
- the LOC123546824 gene encoding vascular endothelial growth factor receptor 1-like isoform X1 produces METCRIFPGLMELLRILLLWIQTVAFMVSNMKTAVGAYEMTKPCVLNNLCKLPCRLEPFRDVTVSWFNGNNEMLTQGMQVYKHTRNLMINKPARNEWELHILRIDLSFADTYWCKTRDGHTLSEITVVIEHEPRLNKNSSSSTRTEILENSLAQLNCEFTGIPEPEITWCRGPSKERIEGIKGHKLIIRNITRYASDEYTCIAKNRHGTSESHMQVFVDCKSNFAVLVIWYLLSPAEDGGVQIWRCPSGCSSVGARPSESENVHNSKSLFSNHRHECRNLNKKNMTR; encoded by the exons ATGGAAACTTGTAGAATATTTCCTGGACTAATGGAACTACTACGCATACTGTTACTATGGATACAGACTGTAGCATTCATGG TGAGTAACATGAAAACGGCTGTGGGAGCTTATGAAATGACAAAACCATGTGTGTTGAACAATTTATGTAAACTGCCCTGCAGACTGGAGCCATTTAGGGATGTTACT gTTAGTTGGTTTAACGGCAATAATGAGATGCTCACGCAAGGTATGCAAGTATATAAGCATACCAGAAATCTCATGATAAATAAGCCAGCAAGGAATGAGTGGGAACTCCATATACTGAGGATTGATCTAAGCTTTGCTGACACATACTGGTGTAAAACTCGAGACGGCCATACGCTCTCGGAGATAACAGTTGTCATTGAAC ATGAGCCAAGATTAAACAAGAATTCATCTTCTTCTACTCGTACCGAAATCCTTGAAAATTCACTGGCGCAACTGAATTGTGAATTCACCGGCATACCGGAACCGGAAATAACGTGGTGCCGTGGACCGTCAAAGGAAC GTATTGAAGGTATAAAGGGACACAAGCTGATCATCAGAAATATCACAAGGTACGCAAGTGACGAGTACACTTGCATTGCCAAAAACAGACACGGAACTTCCGAGAGTCATATGCAGGTGTTCGTGGACTGTAAGTCGAATTTTGCGGTTTTGGTTATATGGTACTTGTTATCTCCCGCCGAAGATGGCGGAGTACAAatttggcgttgtccatccggCTGTTCTTCCGTCGGTGCGCGTCCGTCCGAAAGTGAAAATGTTCATAATTCAAAAAGTCTTTTTAGTAATCACAGGCACGAGTGTCggaacttgaataaaaaaaatatgaccagaTAA
- the LOC123546826 gene encoding hemicentin-2-like isoform X1, with protein MGFKQLISQTVQILMFVFCMKMVDGAYRVINITKSCVLNHECKLPCRLEPFSYTINVLWFNNNNEMLTRGNQVHKHYRNLRIEKPAYNEWVLYILRVNQNFADKYRCKTSDGYTLSEITVVVESTQISCLLINEPRIDEQKSSSFHEHFHEHSLAQLNCIFYGSPKPEVTWHRGPSKEPIEGIKGPKLIIRDIERYASDNYTCIATNEHGTDEREIKVTVDFDPEVTVMESEMYVTGGEMVIMGCSVQASPLQDAFWTNHRGDRVKSNWKYKLTEEKETDHFPVRFLELIIKKNIVSKQDEGNYTCYGVGQNSESKDVVILKVKDFG; from the exons ATGGGATTTAAACAACTAATATCACAAACTGTTCAGATTTTGATGTTTGTGT tttGTATGAAGATGGTTGACGGAGCTTACAGAGTCATCAACATAACAAAGTCATGTGTTTTAAACCACGAGTGTAAATTGCCCTGCAGGCTGGAGCCATTTTCGTATACTATTAAT GTCCTTTGGTTTAACAACAATAATGAGATGCTTACTCGAGGCAACCAAGTACATAAGCATTACAGAAATCTCAGAATCGAAAAGCCAGCTTACAATGAGTGGGTTCTGTATATACTTCGAGTGAATCAAAATTTTGCTGATAAATACAGGTGCAAAACAAGTGACGGATATACGTTGTCAGAGATAACAGTTGTTGTTGAAAGTACGCAAATCTCGTGCTTGCTAATTA ATGAACCCAGGATAGAtgaacaaaaatcatcgtcttttcATGAACATTTCCATGAACATTCCCTGGCACAACTGAATTGTATATTTTATGGCTCACCTAAACCAGAAGTAACATGGCACCGTGGACCATCGAAGGAAC CTATTGAAGGTATTAAGGGACCTAAATTAATCATTAGAGATATCGAAAGGTATGCAAGTGACAACTACACCTGCATTGCCACAAACGAACACGGAACTGATGAGAGAGAAATAAAAGTGACAGTGGACT TTGACCCCGAAGTAACTGTGATGGAGTCAGAGATGTATGTTACCGGTGGGGAAATGGTGATAATGGGTTGTTCTGTCCAAGCGTCACCGTTGCAGGATGCTTTCTGGACAAACCATAGAGGTGACAGGGTAAAAAGCAACTGGAAATATAAG CTGACAGAAGAAAAGGAAACTGATCATTTTCCAGTGCGGTTTCTAGAGCTAATTATCAAGAAAAACATAGTCAGTAAACAAGACGAAGGCAACTACACCTGTTATGGTGTGGGACAGAACAGTGAAAGCAAAGATGTTGTTATATTAAAAGtgaaagattttggctga